A section of the Amblyomma americanum isolate KBUSLIRL-KWMA chromosome 2, ASM5285725v1, whole genome shotgun sequence genome encodes:
- the LOC144119305 gene encoding uncharacterized protein LOC144119305, translating into MNSSATLFALLAALGVVAAAPKAGYSGGYGGGYGGGYGASGYGALGYGGLGYGGLGYGGLGYGGLGGAGYGGIGGVGVGSSVALLSGGPAFAKAVAGPAFLVRTVHHVNKVNGGGALLAHSGLGTGGGLGYGYGGGYGIGYGGGYGGGYGGYGGYGGYGNKG; encoded by the exons ATGAACTCTTCG GCTACTCTCTTCGCCCTCCTCGCTGCACTGGGTGTGGTCGCAGCTGCTCCAAAGGCAGGATATAGTGGTGGCTACGGAGGCGGCTATGGAGGGGGCTACGGTGCCAGCGGTTACGGCGCACTCGGATACGGAGGTCTCGGATATGGTGGCCTCGGTTACGGAGGCCTTGGCTACGGAGGCCTGGGTGGCGCTGGCTACGGAGGCATCGGCGGCGTGGGCGTCGGCAGCAGCGTTGCCCTTCTGAGTGGAGGCCCCGCATTCGCTAAGGCTGTGGCTGGGCCTGCCTTCCTGGTGAGGACGGTGCACCACGTCAACAAGGTCAACGGCGGAGGGGCCCTCCTCGCCCACTCTGGCCTCGGAACAGGAGGAGGTCTCGGCTACGGATACGGAGGCGGCTACGGGATTGGCTACGGCGGAGGTTACGGTGGCGGATACGGTGGATACGGTGGATACGGAGGCTACGGCAATAAAGGCTAA